One window from the genome of Spirosoma rhododendri encodes:
- a CDS encoding NADP-dependent glyceraldehyde-3-phosphate dehydrogenase, protein MSTPEVAQLFPADDQIPADYRIEPIHQREYLINGEMRQWDGPTTEVYSQIGTPQPDGSIKPRLVGSFPVCTPTEAMEALDAAVAAYDNGRGEWPTMSVAGRIACMETFVGKMLEQKQRVVALMMWEIGKNLADSTKEFDRTVKYIYDTIDSLKDIDRAGSRFRVEEGIIGQIRRAPLGVVLAMGPFNYPLNETYTTLIPSILMGNTILFKTPKHGSLLHYPLLEAFRTSFPKGVVNSIYGRGAVVVPPVMQSGKVNVLTLIGSSKVADELQRQHPKLNRLRSILSLDAKNAAIILPDADLDIAVKECLLGSLSFNGQRCTAIKIIWAHRSIADKFLEKFAPAVSALKLGMPWTDGVQITPLPELNKVDYLTDTIRDAEAGGAKIVNDGGGDYAGGLFKPAVVYPVKDGMKLYRDEQFGPVVPVVAYDDVEEFIDYLITDSHGMQASVFGTDTKPIADLIDPLVNLVCRVNINAQCQRGPDTFPFTGRKDSAEGTLSVEDALRSFSIRTCVATKETDENKAILNEIVGEHQSNFLSTSFIF, encoded by the coding sequence ATGAGCACCCCTGAAGTAGCGCAGCTTTTCCCCGCAGACGATCAGATTCCGGCCGATTACCGGATCGAACCCATTCATCAGCGGGAGTACCTTATCAACGGAGAAATGCGTCAGTGGGACGGCCCCACGACGGAGGTATATTCACAGATCGGGACGCCCCAGCCCGACGGTAGTATCAAGCCCCGGCTGGTTGGCAGCTTCCCCGTCTGCACGCCAACCGAAGCGATGGAGGCCCTCGACGCGGCCGTGGCCGCCTACGACAACGGTCGTGGCGAATGGCCGACGATGTCGGTAGCCGGGCGTATTGCCTGCATGGAAACATTCGTGGGCAAAATGCTGGAGCAGAAGCAGCGCGTCGTGGCTCTGATGATGTGGGAAATCGGTAAGAATCTCGCTGATTCGACCAAAGAGTTCGACCGGACGGTGAAATACATCTACGACACGATCGACTCGCTGAAAGACATAGACCGGGCCGGGTCGCGGTTTCGGGTGGAGGAAGGCATTATCGGGCAGATTCGGCGGGCACCGCTGGGCGTTGTGCTGGCGATGGGGCCGTTCAACTACCCACTCAACGAAACCTACACGACGCTGATCCCAAGCATCCTGATGGGCAACACAATTTTGTTTAAAACGCCCAAACACGGTTCGCTGCTGCACTATCCGTTGCTGGAAGCCTTCCGTACGAGCTTTCCGAAAGGCGTCGTTAACTCGATCTACGGGCGCGGGGCTGTGGTGGTGCCACCCGTGATGCAGTCGGGTAAAGTCAACGTGCTGACGCTGATTGGGTCGAGTAAAGTGGCCGACGAACTGCAACGGCAGCACCCGAAGCTCAACCGGCTCCGCTCGATTCTGAGCCTCGACGCCAAAAATGCCGCGATCATCCTGCCCGACGCCGATCTCGACATTGCCGTGAAAGAGTGTCTGCTGGGATCATTGTCGTTTAACGGGCAGCGCTGCACAGCCATAAAAATTATCTGGGCGCACCGTTCAATCGCCGATAAATTCCTGGAAAAATTCGCTCCGGCAGTGAGTGCGCTGAAACTGGGTATGCCCTGGACCGACGGTGTGCAGATTACGCCGTTGCCCGAACTAAACAAGGTCGATTACCTGACCGATACGATCCGCGACGCTGAAGCGGGCGGGGCTAAAATCGTTAACGATGGCGGGGGCGACTACGCGGGTGGCCTGTTCAAACCGGCGGTAGTATACCCCGTCAAAGACGGTATGAAACTTTACCGCGACGAGCAGTTCGGACCAGTAGTACCGGTAGTGGCGTACGACGATGTCGAGGAGTTTATCGATTATCTGATTACTGATAGCCACGGGATGCAGGCCAGCGTTTTCGGTACCGATACCAAACCCATCGCCGATCTGATCGACCCGCTGGTGAATCTGGTTTGCCGGGTCAACATCAACGCCCAGTGTCAGCGCGGGCCGGACACATTCCCGTTTACGGGGCGCAAAGATTCGGCGGAAGGGACGCTATCGGTGGAAGACGCGCTACGCTCGTTCTCGATTCGTACCTGCGTGGCCACGAAGGAAACCGACGAGAACAAAGCCATTCTGAACGAAATCGTCGGGGAACACCAGTCGAATTTCCTGAGCACCAGTTTCATTTTTTAA
- a CDS encoding ABC transporter ATP-binding protein — translation MLVADNVSKAFAGSVRAVRGVSFSLAPGQIMGLVGASGSGKSTLLNLLAGLADVDTGSVLLNDKRVPGPSDVLIAGHPDIRLVHQEYQLMPNVSIRENIAYAVRYFEKEYRTHRVDALLKLCRLTAVQDRLPRQVSGGEKQRTAIARAIADVPAVLLLDEPFSHLDLPNRLLVRDLLFELVREQQTACLFVTHDAVDALSIADTIGILRDGKLIQLGTPESVYLRPDTAYAARLTGRVTVLAEKYRPLLGLPASDSPDRLMSIRPEQVTIDESGVAVRVRAVFFMGSHYELEVELNRYASLRLLTTRADIQVGQLVNIRVNADAVWPLRS, via the coding sequence ATGCTAGTTGCCGATAATGTAAGTAAAGCGTTCGCGGGGAGTGTTCGGGCCGTGCGTGGGGTGTCGTTTTCGCTGGCACCCGGCCAGATTATGGGGCTGGTGGGCGCGAGTGGGTCGGGGAAAAGCACCCTGCTGAACCTATTGGCCGGGCTAGCCGACGTTGACACCGGTAGCGTACTACTTAACGACAAACGGGTGCCGGGGCCATCGGACGTGCTGATTGCCGGGCATCCCGACATTCGCCTGGTGCATCAGGAATACCAGCTGATGCCCAACGTATCGATCCGCGAAAACATCGCCTACGCCGTTCGCTATTTCGAGAAAGAATACCGCACCCACCGGGTCGATGCGCTGCTCAAACTGTGCCGACTGACGGCGGTGCAGGACCGGCTGCCCCGACAGGTGTCGGGGGGCGAAAAACAACGCACGGCCATCGCCCGCGCCATCGCCGACGTGCCCGCCGTGCTGCTGCTCGACGAACCGTTTAGCCACCTCGATCTGCCCAACCGCCTGCTCGTCCGCGACCTGCTGTTTGAGTTGGTCCGTGAGCAGCAAACGGCCTGCCTGTTCGTCACGCACGATGCTGTCGACGCCCTTTCTATCGCCGACACTATCGGTATTCTGCGCGACGGTAAACTTATTCAACTCGGCACCCCTGAGTCGGTCTACCTCCGGCCCGACACGGCCTACGCGGCCCGGCTGACGGGCCGGGTTACGGTGCTAGCCGAGAAGTACCGCCCGCTGCTGGGCCTGCCCGCCAGCGATTCGCCCGACCGGCTAATGAGCATCCGCCCGGAACAGGTAACGATTGACGAGTCGGGCGTAGCGGTTAGAGTTAGGGCCGTATTTTTTATGGGTAGTCATTACGAACTGGAGGTTGAGCTGAATCGCTACGCCAGCCTGCGCCTGCTCACTACCCGCGCCGATATACAGGTTGGGCAACTGGTGAATATCCGGGTCAACGCCGATGCGGTGTGGCCGCTTCGTTCCTGA
- a CDS encoding AAA family ATPase: MPYSSDVEAAKALTTSYEKLKREIGKVVIGQDETVRLLLTAIFCQGHCLLVGVPGLAKTLLIQTIAGVLDLEFNRIQFTPDLMPSDILGSETLDQERNFKFIKGPVFANIILADEINRTPPKTQSALLEAMQEYSVTIAGQKYGLGRPFFVLATQNPIEQEGTYPLPEAQLDRFMFNIYLDYPSYQSELDIVKNTTTDTRQAVERVVTGEEIREFQHLVRRVPVVDNVIEYAVKLVHKTRPNTEFATADTNQYFEWGAGPRASQALILAAKCNALLNGKYSPDIEDVKAVALPILRHRVVRNFKAEAENISVEQLIKRLM, encoded by the coding sequence GTGCCTTATTCTTCCGATGTGGAGGCTGCCAAAGCCCTGACTACTTCCTACGAAAAACTCAAACGCGAAATTGGTAAAGTCGTTATTGGGCAGGACGAAACGGTTCGATTGCTGCTAACGGCTATCTTTTGTCAGGGTCACTGCCTGCTCGTGGGCGTGCCGGGACTGGCCAAAACGCTGCTCATTCAGACCATTGCCGGGGTACTCGATCTTGAGTTTAACCGCATTCAGTTTACCCCCGACCTGATGCCGTCCGACATTCTCGGCTCGGAAACGCTCGACCAGGAACGCAATTTCAAGTTCATCAAAGGCCCCGTTTTCGCCAACATCATTCTGGCCGACGAGATCAACCGGACGCCACCCAAAACGCAGTCGGCGTTGCTGGAAGCCATGCAGGAGTACTCCGTAACGATTGCCGGGCAGAAGTACGGACTCGGACGACCATTCTTCGTACTGGCCACGCAGAACCCCATCGAGCAGGAAGGTACCTACCCCCTGCCGGAAGCGCAGCTCGACCGGTTTATGTTCAACATTTACCTCGATTACCCCTCGTATCAGTCGGAGCTGGACATTGTCAAGAACACGACGACTGATACGCGTCAGGCTGTAGAACGGGTTGTGACGGGTGAGGAAATCCGGGAGTTTCAACACCTCGTCCGGCGCGTACCTGTCGTCGACAACGTGATTGAATACGCGGTGAAGCTGGTGCACAAAACCCGGCCCAACACCGAATTCGCGACCGCTGATACTAATCAGTACTTTGAGTGGGGCGCAGGGCCGCGGGCATCGCAAGCGCTGATTCTGGCGGCCAAGTGCAACGCTCTGCTCAACGGTAAGTATTCACCCGATATCGAAGACGTGAAGGCCGTTGCCTTACCGATTCTGCGGCACCGGGTTGTACGCAACTTCAAAGCCGAAGCCGAAAATATCTCGGTTGAGCAGCTTATCAAACGCCTGATGTAA